The following are encoded in a window of Balaenoptera ricei isolate mBalRic1 chromosome 1, mBalRic1.hap2, whole genome shotgun sequence genomic DNA:
- the PCP4L1 gene encoding Purkinje cell protein 4-like protein 1, producing the protein MSELNTKTSPATNQAAGPEEKGRAGNTKKAEEEEEIDIDLTAPETEKAALAIQGKFRRFQKKKKDPSS; encoded by the exons CTTAACACCAAAACATCCCCAGCAACCAACCAGGCAGCTGGCCCAGAGGAAAAGG GGAGAGCTGGCAATACCAAgaaggctgaggaggaggaggagattgaTATTGATCTGACGGCACCAGAAACAGAGAAGGCTGCCCTTGCTATTCAGGGCAAGTTCCGGcgattccagaaaaagaaaaaggatcccAGTTCCTGA